One window of the Rufibacter radiotolerans genome contains the following:
- a CDS encoding acyltransferase family protein produces the protein MFTQILTNSNRYQSLDFLRGFAILIVFLTHFGVLDLQAVGVDLFFVLSGHLVSVSLLSSIRKSQGKKSSFLVFLLKRLFRIIPAYYAFLIVGYLLALLLLSKISPSDIPLPREFPQYFFFYRNYGGPPSRWSMEHLWSLCVEEQFYWIFPAMIAFFTLWISAPERRFLAVAIVLLVAGIGFKAQALVTDFAEWPTYTHNRLDAFGWGILITVLSKTGQEKSWLFNHKGLLLIGGSILILCLTVFAPLPELILRTVSPICWFLVILGVYHTQSRYFAPFRVMAFFSYGIYLWHFLFVIPVQYHFGKGWLGFSLYCLVTLVFAVLSTYGIERPFMRIRDRFIKRLFPKTPESVLQTPEVPVP, from the coding sequence ATGTTTACTCAAATCTTAACCAACTCTAACCGGTACCAAAGCCTGGACTTTTTGCGGGGCTTTGCTATTCTGATTGTGTTCCTAACACATTTCGGTGTTTTGGATTTGCAGGCCGTGGGAGTCGATTTGTTTTTTGTGCTTTCGGGGCATTTGGTCAGTGTGTCGCTGTTATCTTCCATCAGAAAATCTCAGGGCAAGAAAAGCAGCTTTCTGGTCTTCTTACTGAAGCGTCTCTTCCGGATTATTCCGGCCTATTATGCTTTTTTGATAGTAGGGTATCTGTTGGCGCTGCTGCTCCTATCCAAGATCTCCCCAAGTGATATTCCTCTCCCAAGGGAGTTTCCGCAATATTTCTTTTTCTACAGGAATTATGGTGGCCCCCCTTCACGCTGGAGCATGGAGCACTTATGGTCCCTGTGTGTGGAAGAGCAGTTCTATTGGATTTTCCCCGCTATGATTGCCTTCTTTACCTTATGGATTTCAGCTCCTGAGCGGCGATTCTTAGCAGTGGCAATAGTTCTGCTTGTAGCTGGAATCGGGTTCAAAGCACAGGCGCTGGTCACAGATTTTGCCGAATGGCCCACCTATACCCATAACCGGTTAGATGCCTTTGGATGGGGAATACTAATAACCGTTTTGAGTAAAACTGGCCAGGAGAAGTCTTGGTTATTTAACCACAAAGGATTGTTGCTCATAGGAGGAAGTATTCTGATCTTATGCCTTACCGTCTTCGCGCCACTACCTGAATTGATATTACGGACCGTTAGCCCTATTTGCTGGTTTTTGGTGATTTTGGGCGTCTACCACACCCAGTCGCGTTATTTTGCGCCGTTCAGGGTAATGGCATTTTTCAGCTATGGCATTTATCTCTGGCATTTCCTTTTTGTAATTCCCGTCCAATATCATTTTGGAAAGGGCTGGCTAGGCTTTTCACTGTATTGCCTGGTGACCTTGGTATTTGCCGTGCTCTCTACTTATGGTATTGAAAGGCCTTTCATGCGAATAAGAGATCGTTTTATCAAGAGGCTTTTCCCTAAAACTCCTGAAAGCGTTTTGCAAACCCCTGAAGTACCTGTTCCTTAG
- a CDS encoding M3 family oligoendopeptidase, with amino-acid sequence MENAPKTLVLPERKPRTYLPHDFQISDWNSLEPYFEELKTRDLHSQEELEKWIADRSELESVLSENLAWRYIKMTCDTQDQELTEAFQFFVTEIEPKASPYDDAFNRKLVESPYVNGLDEQRFRIYLRGVRRAIELFREENIPLQTEISTKQQQYGAIAGAMTVTLDGQEMTLQRAADRLKQTDRAVREEAYLAIQNRRQQDKEKLDDLFTELTQLRHQVALNAGFDNFRDYMFAALGRFDYGPQDTFLFHQAIKEQVVPITRQIDREHKELLGVDTLRPWDLDVDPSLKPPLEPFQTGEELLEKTIAIFYKLDSFLGDCLVTMREIGHLDLESRKGKAPGGYNYPLDEIGVPFIFMNATSSLRDVVTLLHEGGHAVHSFLTRDLPLNAAKHPPSEVAELASMSMELLTIDHWDIFFPNQEDLVRAKRQHLEGVLETFPWVATIDKFQHWVYENPTHTVEERHQNWVRIFEEFNQQEVDWSGLDHLKPYIWQKQLHLYEVPFYYIEYAMAQLGAVAVWKRYKSEPEAALEGYKKALGLGYTATIGEIYEAAGIRFDFSSAYIQTLVDFVKEELEKLED; translated from the coding sequence ATGGAAAATGCCCCCAAAACATTAGTATTGCCAGAGCGGAAACCCCGTACGTACCTGCCCCATGACTTCCAGATATCAGACTGGAACTCCCTGGAGCCGTACTTTGAGGAACTGAAAACCCGGGACCTGCACTCGCAGGAAGAACTGGAAAAGTGGATTGCCGATCGCAGCGAACTGGAAAGCGTGCTTTCTGAGAACCTGGCCTGGCGCTACATCAAGATGACCTGTGACACCCAGGATCAAGAACTTACTGAGGCCTTTCAGTTCTTCGTAACGGAGATTGAGCCGAAGGCCTCCCCCTATGATGACGCCTTTAACCGCAAACTGGTAGAATCACCGTACGTGAACGGGTTGGATGAGCAGCGCTTCCGCATTTACCTGCGGGGCGTGCGCCGGGCCATAGAATTGTTTAGGGAGGAGAACATTCCCTTGCAGACCGAGATCAGTACCAAACAGCAGCAGTACGGAGCCATTGCCGGGGCCATGACCGTGACCCTGGACGGGCAGGAAATGACCCTTCAGCGAGCCGCCGACCGCCTCAAGCAAACGGACCGCGCCGTGCGCGAGGAGGCTTACCTGGCCATCCAGAACCGCCGGCAGCAGGACAAGGAAAAGCTGGATGACCTGTTCACCGAGCTGACCCAGCTACGGCACCAGGTGGCCCTTAATGCCGGCTTTGACAATTTCCGGGACTACATGTTCGCGGCGCTGGGCCGTTTTGACTATGGTCCCCAGGACACGTTCCTTTTCCACCAAGCCATTAAAGAGCAGGTGGTACCCATTACCCGGCAGATTGACCGCGAGCACAAAGAATTGCTGGGCGTAGACACCCTCCGGCCTTGGGACCTGGACGTGGACCCTAGCTTGAAACCGCCCTTAGAACCTTTCCAGACCGGCGAGGAACTGCTGGAGAAAACCATCGCCATTTTCTATAAACTGGATTCCTTCCTGGGTGATTGCCTGGTGACCATGCGCGAGATTGGGCACCTGGACCTGGAGTCCAGGAAAGGGAAAGCCCCGGGCGGGTACAATTACCCACTGGATGAGATTGGCGTACCGTTTATCTTCATGAATGCCACCTCTTCGCTGCGCGATGTGGTGACTTTGCTGCATGAAGGTGGCCACGCCGTGCACTCCTTCCTGACCCGTGACCTACCGCTGAACGCGGCCAAGCACCCACCGTCTGAGGTAGCCGAACTGGCGTCCATGTCTATGGAACTGCTCACCATTGACCACTGGGATATTTTCTTCCCCAACCAGGAAGACCTGGTGCGGGCCAAGCGCCAACATCTGGAGGGCGTACTGGAAACCTTCCCGTGGGTAGCCACCATTGACAAGTTCCAGCACTGGGTCTATGAAAACCCCACTCATACCGTGGAGGAACGGCACCAGAACTGGGTGCGCATTTTTGAGGAATTCAACCAGCAGGAAGTTGACTGGAGTGGGCTTGACCATCTGAAACCCTACATCTGGCAGAAACAACTGCACCTCTATGAAGTGCCTTTCTACTACATAGAATACGCCATGGCCCAACTGGGTGCCGTGGCCGTCTGGAAACGCTATAAATCTGAGCCAGAAGCGGCCCTGGAAGGCTACAAAAAAGCCCTCGGCCTGGGCTACACCGCCACCATAGGCGAAATCTATGAGGCTGCCGGCATCCGGTTTGATTTCTCCAGTGCCTACATCCAGACGCTGGTAGACTTCGTGAAAGAGGAGCTGGAAAAACTGGAAGACTAA
- a CDS encoding peptidoglycan DD-metalloendopeptidase family protein — MDNSSKLISALIEHQAFFAPLLDQDLNGPLVTRLDFTAANPALLHADLRDTAAFEQLVQHMLEAKNATVGVGGYFENRVIYRRSEHFDNTAESRSLHLGVDIWAPAGIPIYSPLAGKVHSFQDNANFGDYGPTIILQHELEGLEFFTLYGHLSRISLDGLFAGKQVAAGEQIATMGPYPENGDWPPHLHFQVMTDLLGKSGDFPGVCAPSEEGFYRKICLDPNLLLGCKYLLM; from the coding sequence ATGGATAACTCTTCCAAACTGATTTCTGCCTTAATCGAGCACCAAGCCTTCTTTGCCCCCCTCCTGGACCAGGACCTGAATGGCCCCCTTGTAACGCGCCTTGACTTTACCGCCGCCAACCCGGCTCTGCTTCACGCAGATTTACGAGACACAGCCGCCTTTGAGCAGTTGGTGCAGCACATGCTGGAGGCGAAAAACGCCACGGTAGGCGTGGGAGGCTATTTTGAAAACCGGGTGATCTACCGCCGCAGCGAGCATTTTGATAACACTGCTGAATCCCGTTCGCTGCACCTGGGCGTAGACATCTGGGCCCCGGCCGGCATCCCCATCTATAGCCCCCTGGCTGGGAAAGTGCATAGCTTCCAGGACAATGCCAACTTCGGGGATTACGGGCCTACCATCATCCTGCAACATGAACTGGAAGGCCTGGAATTCTTCACGCTCTACGGGCACCTGAGCCGCATTTCTTTAGACGGGCTCTTTGCAGGCAAGCAGGTGGCCGCCGGAGAGCAGATCGCCACCATGGGCCCCTACCCTGAAAACGGCGACTGGCCCCCGCACCTGCACTTTCAGGTCATGACAGATCTGTTGGGCAAGTCCGGTGATTTCCCGGGAGTGTGTGCCCCTTCTGAGGAGGGGTTCTACCGGAAAATCTGCCTGGACCCTAATTTGTTGTTGGGGTGTAAATACCTTTTAATGTGA
- a CDS encoding ABC transporter permease, which produces MNLSRYIASRLAGARSDSFTASVTKIAKFSVGLGIAIMIVSFAILEGFRYEIQAKIFSFGGHLQISKFDTNNSFEGYPMGTSTGLGDYKKIPGVAHLQPFARKTAIIKTEDEVLGVVLKGVDSTYDFRGMKANLVSGEILKFTDTAASNEIMMSQLMANKLHLKVGDKVLFYFIQNPPRMRRFEVKGIFKTDLEEFDNVYVLGDLQQIRDLNQWADTLVGGYEILLNDFTQIDTVTSQVFDKMNYDLQLEKITDTYAQLFDWLELLKRNVIIFLVLIVFVATFNMVSTLFIMILERTNMIGALKAMGATNGQIRGIFLHRGLRLTIAGLIGGNLLALLFCGVQDYFHLIPLDPENYYMDTVPIFWDWRIWVGINAVTFLLTMISVMLPTLLISRIHPVKAIKFD; this is translated from the coding sequence GTGAATCTTTCCCGTTACATAGCCAGCCGCTTGGCCGGCGCCCGTTCAGACTCTTTTACTGCATCGGTCACAAAAATAGCAAAGTTCAGCGTAGGGCTGGGCATTGCCATCATGATTGTGTCTTTTGCTATTCTGGAAGGTTTCCGGTATGAAATACAGGCCAAGATCTTCAGTTTTGGTGGACATCTGCAAATTAGCAAATTTGACACCAATAATTCGTTTGAGGGTTACCCTATGGGCACCTCCACCGGTCTGGGCGACTACAAAAAGATTCCCGGGGTGGCGCACTTACAGCCCTTCGCCCGCAAGACGGCTATTATTAAAACAGAAGACGAGGTGCTGGGCGTGGTGCTGAAGGGTGTGGATTCTACCTATGATTTCAGGGGGATGAAGGCGAATCTGGTTTCCGGGGAAATTCTGAAATTCACTGATACCGCCGCCTCCAATGAGATCATGATGAGCCAGCTTATGGCAAACAAACTGCACCTGAAGGTGGGGGATAAGGTGTTGTTCTACTTTATCCAGAACCCGCCCCGTATGCGGCGCTTTGAGGTGAAAGGCATCTTTAAGACTGATCTAGAGGAGTTTGACAACGTGTACGTACTGGGCGACCTGCAGCAGATAAGGGACCTGAACCAGTGGGCCGATACCCTGGTGGGAGGCTACGAGATTCTCTTAAACGACTTCACCCAGATTGACACCGTTACCAGCCAGGTCTTTGACAAGATGAACTATGACCTGCAGCTGGAGAAGATCACCGATACCTACGCCCAACTCTTTGACTGGCTGGAACTGCTCAAGCGCAACGTCATCATCTTTTTGGTCTTGATTGTGTTTGTGGCCACGTTCAACATGGTCTCCACACTCTTTATCATGATTTTGGAGCGCACCAATATGATTGGCGCCCTGAAGGCGATGGGGGCGACCAACGGGCAGATACGAGGCATATTCCTGCACCGCGGCCTTCGGCTTACTATTGCCGGTTTGATTGGCGGCAATCTATTGGCGCTGCTCTTCTGCGGTGTGCAGGATTATTTCCACCTCATTCCCCTGGATCCGGAGAACTACTACATGGACACCGTTCCCATCTTCTGGGACTGGCGCATTTGGGTAGGCATCAACGCCGTTACCTTCCTGCTGACCATGATCTCGGTGATGTTGCCCACCTTGCTAATCTCCCGCATTCACCCGGTAAAAGCCATTAAGTTTGATTAA
- a CDS encoding mechanosensitive ion channel family protein produces the protein MFDFSYSLQKIQDFAILYGIKILIAIFLLLVGLWFIRRITDFTYQLMKRKEVDPSLRPFLRNLLKIVLMVLLIMMVIAQVGLEVTSFIALLGSAGLAVGLALQGSLANFAGGVLILTIKPFRVGNFIEAQGQKGTVCTINIFNTVIRTEDHKTVYLPNGPLASSVVVNYDVESHRRLDISYAVDANVPLTKVRSLLEQVIDTDKRILQDPPFSVGVEKLAGQTMTLSLKVWVQRGDYRFQEVSEALNEKVKEAFDQEGIEFK, from the coding sequence ATGTTTGACTTCAGCTATTCCCTTCAAAAAATCCAGGACTTCGCAATTCTCTATGGCATCAAAATCCTGATTGCCATCTTTCTTTTATTAGTGGGCCTATGGTTTATCCGGCGGATAACCGATTTCACTTACCAACTCATGAAGCGCAAGGAGGTGGATCCTTCACTGCGCCCCTTCTTAAGGAACCTGCTCAAAATAGTGCTGATGGTGCTGCTCATCATGATGGTGATTGCGCAGGTTGGCCTGGAGGTTACTTCTTTCATTGCCTTGCTGGGTTCTGCGGGTCTGGCCGTAGGTCTAGCCTTGCAGGGCAGCCTGGCCAACTTTGCTGGCGGGGTGCTTATCCTTACCATTAAACCCTTTAGGGTAGGTAACTTTATTGAAGCCCAGGGGCAGAAAGGAACTGTGTGCACCATCAACATCTTTAACACGGTTATCCGGACGGAAGACCACAAAACCGTTTACCTGCCCAACGGCCCTTTGGCCTCCTCAGTGGTGGTGAACTATGACGTGGAGAGTCACCGCAGGCTGGATATTTCTTACGCCGTTGACGCCAATGTGCCCCTCACTAAGGTGCGCAGTTTGTTAGAGCAGGTCATTGACACAGACAAACGAATCCTCCAGGACCCTCCTTTTTCAGTGGGGGTAGAGAAACTGGCAGGCCAGACCATGACCCTCTCGCTCAAGGTGTGGGTGCAGCGTGGCGATTACCGCTTCCAGGAAGTGTCTGAGGCTTTGAATGAAAAAGTAAAGGAGGCCTTTGATCAGGAAGGAATTGAATTCAAGTAG
- a CDS encoding ferredoxin--NADP reductase, producing the protein MSNAYYTMKVVDITQETSDALTLHLDHPDRKNIPYIPGQFLTLILTIDGKKVRRSYSLCSTPDEPYFSVTVKRVEGGMVSNFLADHVLIGDEIEVMAPLGNFALKPDPSLKRHLFFFGGGSGITPLMSMLKNTLKYEPQSRITLIYGNRNLDSIIFKDQLNQLEQQNPDRLKIVHVFNESMTDATEPQENIGLLDRKMVLRLLENLRVPGYDQESYYMCGPEGMMNEVRDALQFMSVPATQVFKESFTVPTTLEDHGADVKAAVETDEIITRTVTILYEGKEYQVEVLPHETILDAGLKADIDLPYSCQAGLCTACIGKCLSGRVHLDEREGLSDAEIEKGYVLNCVGHPLTANVVIEIG; encoded by the coding sequence ATGAGCAACGCCTATTATACCATGAAGGTGGTGGACATCACTCAGGAAACCTCAGACGCCCTCACCCTTCATTTAGACCACCCAGACCGCAAGAATATCCCGTACATCCCTGGCCAGTTCCTAACCCTGATCCTGACCATTGACGGCAAGAAAGTACGCCGGTCTTACTCTTTGTGCAGCACACCAGATGAGCCTTATTTCTCGGTGACCGTTAAGCGCGTAGAAGGCGGCATGGTGTCCAATTTCCTGGCAGACCATGTCTTGATTGGGGATGAAATTGAAGTGATGGCGCCATTGGGTAACTTCGCCCTGAAACCAGATCCTTCGCTTAAAAGGCACCTTTTCTTCTTTGGTGGCGGCAGCGGCATCACCCCGCTAATGTCTATGCTGAAGAACACCCTCAAATACGAGCCGCAGAGCCGCATCACGCTTATTTACGGCAACCGCAACCTGGACTCGATTATTTTCAAAGACCAGCTGAACCAGTTGGAGCAGCAGAACCCAGACCGGCTTAAGATTGTGCATGTGTTCAATGAATCCATGACTGATGCCACCGAGCCGCAGGAGAACATAGGGCTTCTGGACCGTAAGATGGTGCTGCGCCTGCTGGAGAACCTGCGGGTACCTGGCTATGACCAGGAAAGCTATTATATGTGCGGCCCTGAAGGCATGATGAACGAGGTGCGTGATGCCCTGCAGTTCATGAGCGTGCCGGCCACCCAGGTCTTCAAAGAAAGCTTTACGGTGCCTACCACCCTGGAAGACCATGGCGCCGACGTGAAGGCGGCCGTGGAGACCGATGAGATTATTACCCGTACCGTTACCATCTTATATGAAGGCAAAGAGTACCAGGTAGAGGTGTTGCCGCATGAGACTATTCTGGATGCCGGCCTCAAGGCTGATATAGACTTGCCTTACTCGTGCCAGGCCGGTCTGTGTACCGCCTGCATTGGCAAATGCCTGAGCGGCCGCGTGCATTTAGATGAGCGCGAAGGCCTCTCTGATGCCGAGATTGAAAAAGGCTACGTGCTTAACTGCGTGGGCCACCCCCTTACCGCCAATGTAGTGATTGAGATTGGCTAA
- the thiL gene encoding thiamine-phosphate kinase — protein MSEYTPLESLGEFGLIRRLQEQLEVNNASTIVGIGDDAAVLEPGQKQIVISTDMLVENVHFDLTFCPLRHLGYKAVAVNVSDIAAMNAIPTQIVVSLAIGARYTVEAIEELYAGMRLACENYKVDLVGGDTTASRGGLVISVTALGEVEKGKAVLRSTATINDLICVTGDLGGAYLGLQLLEREKQAFLADPDTQPELEGKDYVVGRQLRPEARMDVIHELKELGVHPTSMIDISDGLGSELLHICSQSRVGAAIYQDKLPADPQTLETAEEFKLDPVTCILNGGEDYELLFTVKMADFEKIKNHPDISIIGNITDAGEGVRLVTPSGNAFPIKAQGWNHFA, from the coding sequence ATGTCAGAATATACTCCTTTAGAAAGCTTAGGTGAATTTGGATTGATACGCCGGTTGCAAGAGCAACTGGAAGTGAACAATGCGTCTACCATTGTAGGCATAGGCGATGACGCCGCCGTGCTGGAACCCGGCCAGAAACAGATTGTCATCTCTACCGACATGCTGGTGGAGAACGTGCATTTTGACCTTACCTTCTGTCCGCTCAGGCACCTGGGCTACAAGGCTGTGGCCGTGAACGTTTCTGATATTGCCGCTATGAACGCCATTCCTACCCAGATTGTGGTGAGCCTGGCCATTGGCGCGCGCTACACCGTTGAGGCCATTGAGGAACTCTACGCAGGCATGCGCCTGGCCTGCGAAAATTACAAGGTAGACCTGGTGGGCGGTGATACCACTGCCTCGCGCGGCGGACTGGTGATTAGCGTCACCGCCCTGGGCGAAGTGGAAAAAGGAAAGGCTGTGCTGAGAAGCACGGCCACAATTAATGACCTTATCTGCGTCACCGGCGACTTAGGCGGCGCCTACCTGGGGCTGCAACTGCTGGAGCGCGAAAAACAGGCGTTCCTGGCAGACCCCGATACGCAACCAGAGCTGGAGGGCAAAGATTACGTGGTAGGCCGTCAATTAAGGCCTGAGGCCCGCATGGACGTGATTCATGAACTGAAGGAACTGGGCGTGCACCCTACCTCCATGATCGACATCTCAGACGGGTTAGGTTCTGAGCTGCTGCACATCTGTTCCCAAAGCCGCGTGGGCGCCGCCATCTACCAGGACAAACTCCCCGCCGACCCCCAGACCCTGGAAACCGCCGAGGAATTCAAGCTGGACCCCGTGACCTGCATCCTGAACGGCGGCGAAGACTACGAGCTGCTTTTCACCGTGAAAATGGCCGACTTTGAGAAGATCAAAAATCACCCAGATATATCTATCATTGGCAACATTACAGACGCCGGCGAAGGCGTTCGTCTGGTTACGCCCAGTGGCAATGCATTCCCCATTAAGGCTCAAGGCTGGAACCACTTCGCGTAA
- a CDS encoding TetR/AcrR family transcriptional regulator: protein MSSTPLSRKEQIDQVATSLFKSRGFAATTMRDLALELGIEAGSLYSHIKSKEDILQRVCFKMADEFNAAFNEVKDKDVPASEKLRLAIAAHVRVLTKNPQAAGVFLNEWRHLSEPSLSKFHDMRYHYEESLRQIVREGIASGEFKVTDEKFVVLTLLSSLNWLHMWYKPEGKMSPDEIAEFLSNLLLNGLKNF from the coding sequence ATGTCCAGTACCCCATTGTCGCGTAAAGAACAGATAGACCAAGTAGCCACTTCGCTCTTCAAATCCAGAGGTTTTGCCGCCACCACCATGCGAGACCTGGCCCTGGAACTAGGCATTGAGGCCGGAAGCCTTTACTCCCACATCAAATCAAAGGAAGACATTCTGCAGCGCGTTTGTTTTAAGATGGCCGACGAGTTCAACGCCGCCTTCAATGAGGTAAAAGACAAGGACGTACCTGCCAGCGAGAAACTTCGGCTGGCCATTGCCGCGCACGTGCGGGTGCTCACCAAGAACCCGCAGGCCGCCGGGGTGTTCCTGAACGAGTGGCGCCATTTAAGTGAGCCTTCTCTGAGCAAATTCCATGACATGCGGTACCATTATGAGGAAAGCCTGCGGCAGATTGTACGGGAGGGCATCGCCAGCGGCGAGTTTAAGGTAACCGATGAGAAGTTTGTGGTATTGACCCTACTCTCCAGCTTAAACTGGCTGCACATGTGGTACAAGCCTGAAGGAAAGATGAGCCCCGATGAAATTGCCGAGTTCTTGTCTAATCTGCTCCTGAACGGCCTAAAAAACTTCTAG